atgatcattatgcatgacatcaaaatatggtttcaaaatatttaatattttctttacataattacatcattatgtatcatcaaaattgatttcatcaaacataaagcattttccatcaagatcattttgtttgttgtagtcatgcatttttctttttaggtgaatctaatttttcaagcttagttttcgatacaaaagccatgcatcatcattaagcatactattaaacttcttaatattttcattaaaacatcaagcatgatttcaatcaaaatcggaaatcatcaagatacacattttttcttcttgaaaaatattcataggatcatcattagatttaaatctaacattttattctattaacataaaacatgtagttttcattatcattttcaaaattactagcatgatcataatttttgtatttttatttttaaacatgtaatttttaagaaaaataattattttaaactaaattaaaagtaactcatgaaaagcatcatgtaatttcgaaataaattaaaggtattttgattacctcataatcgaaagttgttaaggcgtagtttgctatctcgcctttattgattttctcctcgtctttggatgagcttgattcgtccaagattgcttccttcttcttgcgttcatagcaagtagttgcgttctttttattttttaatttttgtttcattaactttttaaatttcatgagtagttcaagttcactatcacttcagcttatgctcgagtagtctttatgtgttctaagtgtcaaatcctttctgttctttggaaggttgttcttgagttcttcacatgcattgcatgtcatttcataggtcattaaagaccctataagtttttagagagggaaatagttcaagattttttattcttgaatagccgttacttttgaatcccaagttttagagagtgagcgtaaaactttattcacaagttcaagattcgaaaaacttttaccaagtccttttagactattgacgacatccgtaaaacgggtgtacatgtctccaatagtctctcttggttccatacaaaacaactcaaaatcatgcattaaaaagttaattttcgaatctttaactttgctagtgccttcatatatgatttcaagagtatgccaaatgtcaaaggctgtttcacaagtagaaacccgattaaactcagttttatctaaggcgcaaaacaagacattcatagcctttacatttagagaaaaaatcttcttctccaaatcattccaatggttcattggaagagaagacctttgaaaaccaaatttgactatgtgctataaatcgatattcaatgaaagcaagaaaactcttattcgagttttccaataagtatagtccgtcccgttgaaaaagggaggacgaatgaaagagtgaccctcttgaaatccgaaaagagttatttctctttgggtgttaaaccaaatgagaaaacggggctctgataccaattgttaggaaaagagtcagcactaagagggggggtgaattagtgcagcggtaaaatacgtcgaTTCTGAAAAattttttcatacaataaaagctgattttggaaacttaacttaaaacacGTATTCGTAAatttattgaaggtagtaagcaagtaaaatggtttgtagtaaagtaaatggcaacaatcgaaatgcaaaccagagaacacgtcaattttatagtggttcgatcgtcgtgacctacatccactccgccgattcctcttccgtcgaggccaccggtatcactATCGATCtatctttaataggtgaagattaacctctttcttacacccctcttctccttttactgagtttaggagataacccttacaagtactcactcctctctcaaactattctaacacttggaACTttaaagaggaggattctcataagagattacaatagctgttttctctttttaaattctctatgcttgtatactttaactagggatgagaagggtatttataggccttaagttgattcaaacttggagcctaaaaacatctcatcctgggtttcttgggtccgggcgataccaccaccagtgtcagtctgacattgacactacgttgagcggtaccaccgcctaatatagtctcgaagactatgtcatGATAGTGCCACTTCTTggatcattgtttgggcctctcattgggcccaacgtagtccttacatgggcccaactagcccataattgggttggcctaattctaatcccaattacgtgctaactatgaaatctaagacatttactaagctaaacaagtccgtaagtctagtttcttccggcgagcttctagcgaactttcgacgatctctcggcaatattctagcggactcccagcaagctcctaggcttcatgacgatcttcttgatgagttccgatgagcttatctagcaagctccgagacttctcggctggttcttgcagaacttccgatgaacgtctggacttccgacaaactctcgaacttccaacgaaatcgcgttcttgactctgagacttcattttgctttatgtcttactatcgtaattaatctcacacatgtaaaaatatactttgatctagataattaatactaagcataaatcatgttgtccgatatgtcattggtccatcgatgctttgtccgattctttggtgcattatcctgtcttgcggcctattgctcaatctgctagttgacctccgcaaatctgatatccttggtgcaatatccgctcttcttggcccgatgcccgaatccatggcccgaagccttctattgatacatcgacggatcctccggcccaacgtccaatcttctaacatattttcctccggcccaacatgattcttcctactttaattgtctcatctgatcgaagcatcctgtgtcactcaaaacacagatcaaaccataaatacttatcaattggtttcatcatcaaaatctgagattcaatatggGTTGCTTAACGATTAATATagttgtgtaaagctcacaaaggtaagaggaattgctaactcaaaaaatttgatactcatgcaagggcttatatgcggacAATGAACTATATGTAGTCATCCTAAGACAACCAAAACTTGGTGTTATAGagtattaaaactttctctttggcatgagaATGATATGTCCataagaggctgaagtgtgtaacgagttcagcatgttgttatGCTTTGAGGGGCATAACACAGGTTGTATTAACaaagagtcgtaatctagcaagtgtgtttacgAGGGTAGAATAGTACATAATTTATTCAGCAAggtagagtagtccaaggggatgatggTCTTCGGTTCTCCAATCTATATGCATGAGAGAAGAAGTTGTTCTAATAagatagatatctaggagagaTAAGTCTCTGTTTTCTagggggagaatcatgtgcaacgaaTCATATATGTTGAGTGGTACATGAAGATAATAACTCTACAAAGCTCAATAGACCAAGCGGTAATACATGAAGATAATAACTCTACGAATCATATATGTTGAGTGTATTACCTCATGATCTCACATGAGGTAATACATTGGTAGACgcattatgagatcaagtgggggagcaactcaACGCAACATCAAACGAAGGCACACTTAAAGTTCACCTTCAACTCAATACAAACCGAGGAGCAAAGCAACTTGGATGAAATTTAAtgaagtacccaagtcgcataAAAAGAGTCGATATAGAAGACAAAACATGAAACGTAGAGACAAAGTTTTCCTTAGACATAAGTCAAAGATATAAATTCTTGGAGGGTGTTACACAACTTTGATAAAACCAAGATAACTCATTGATTTCTGTTTAATTTGAAATCAATGAATCATCAAACTAATTCTATTTATCTATTTGATTCTAATTCAAATGAACCGTGATATGGCTGCACCAATTATTACCAAAAAGATGCAAAATAATTTGTAAAAGTTACAGCTTGATTATCAAATAGAAGAACTCCGGTCAAAAACTTTTACAAATAGGATATATCTTTTGACCATTTAATCTAAAAGTCAATGATTCAATGAAATGTTTTTCATCGAGGAAACATTTCAATAGAATCTAACCAAAATAATACTTTCATGAActacatataataataataataatataaccttGTTCGATCTTACCCCTTGCAGAATCCTCACGAATCTCGAAGCTGTTTCGACACCCCCTTTCCTCCTTTGGCCCATCCTTTGAGCTTGTGCAGCAATCTTGGCTTCTTCGAACCTGATTGATTCTTCCTTGCTGCAGCATCCAAGCAAACTCCATGGCCAGTCTCTGCAATTGCTGAGGAATCATGGAGTTCCACCTTGCGCGCCTCGGCCTCATCATCTGCTGGGAGCTCCATGATCTCCTGCAGTTGTTCTTCTTGATCCATCAAGGGCTCATGCCTCAAGCATGCACCCACCCAGCCTATATAGATGAGCTCCTCCATCTCCAGGTACCACTGATGCCGGAACTGCTCTAGTTGATCGAGAAATTCCTTGTTGGATGCCATCCTCATGTTGCCATCTTCTTCAATCTATGTGCATGAGAGAGAAGAACACAATGTTTCAGACAAAGCATATGATGTACTCAGTAACTACTGAAGGGCTGCAGTTTTGTGACCTCTGATGCAGATTGATATTTCGCTGCGAGTGAGTCCATCTTTTGATCCAATGATTTCTTCTCCTCCTGCAGATGATCGGCTAAATCCTTGACGTATCGCAGCTCCTCTTTGATCTGCGACAATTCGGCTTCTCGAGCGCCTAGAATCCGAGCCTGCCGTCGCGCTTCATGCAGATGAAGCCCATCTGCTTTGGCCAGCTTCTTCCCCTCCCTCCGAAGCCATTTGTGCTCGGCTCTCATTTCCTCGAGCTTCTCCAAGGCTGTCTGTTGATCGGCAATGGTGGCCTCGAGCCTCTGGTTTCGGGTTTCGAGGCACTCGAGCTGGAAACCCAAGCACATGATCTGGAGCTTCTGAAACAGCGATTCCTTCTCTTTCGCGTCACGGTAGTCCTGGAACTGCGATTCGGCTTCGCTCGCTCTGTCGTCCATGGCGGATACAAGACACTTCAGACTCTCGATCTCTCCTTCCAAGTTCTCTGGGCATTGCACCCTCACGACTTCCGAGGGATCGCAGTGTTCCACGAGTTCTCTTTGTGCTTCTTCCTGGCCTCGTGAGCTCTCCTCATCCTCGGACTCGTACAGGGAAACGGATTCAGAGGAATCCATCGTTAAGCTCCCCTCTCGGCTTGAAGCACTGGAGGGGGCTCTGTTTCGTGTTCTACACTTTCTAGTGATGGTAGAGAAGATGAAACCAGCCAAGGGAAGGGCCAGGGGAATGGCAAGCTTGAGGACAAGAGGCTTGATTCCCTCTCTCCTGTTCTGTCCCCTCTCCATGCATAGGGAAGGTCTGAGGGTGCCTTCTCCATGCAATCGAATGACCCATGGAAGGCTTGCACGTTCTGCATCCTTGTCTTGCCTCAAGGGACTTCTACTTCTTGGGCACCTCATAAGCTTACCCCCGAAAGGGGTTTTGGAATCCAACTTGCTTTTGCTTTGGGTAAGAACACAAAAAAAATCAATGACTTAGCTTACAAGTCTCATCCAACAGAAACAAGAATCTTCATTGTTCTACATTATGGAACTCTGAGGGGTCGATACATGGAAATCAAAGATGTTTACTAAGACTGTGCTTGACAGGATTTCTAATGAAATCGATGTGCAATTGTCTAATTAACATGTTCATTACATTTATACCAAAATCATAACTCGGAGGACATAATTCAGAGTTTAGGACAAGAAAACAAGTTTCTTCTTCATGAAACGATCTTCATCTAGTAAAAAGACCTACCATCGATCAGCATCCATGCTCATTGTTTTGTAGCCAAAGGTTGAAGGAATAATTGGTTTGCTCAACCCTTTGGAGAGAGTCTGACAGAAATTTTGAGTTTAGGTGACTCGAGAAGCTTGTTTTTGTTTTCAGCATCGTTGTATTACCTGTGAAGCTTCTGGATGAGTATTCATTTTGTCTTGGATAAAAAACAACAACATTTCTGCTGTATCATTTATTGATTTGGCACTTGTAAATGAACATATTAAGATTGATTCACATCTCACGGACTTACCTTGCTGCAttctcactgatagattcattcttctgtttcctttttttttgctgAATTAAGCAGGATCTTGCCAGACACGCTTCCAGTACAGTTTTGTTGGATCGAAAATTGTTCTACTCGGTAGGATTCCGCTCTCAAGGAGGCGAGTCGAGGAAGGGCAGCCAGTTTAGATGTACTTAGGGGACATTTAGTTTTTAGGCGCGACAACATTCGAAAAGTGGGCTAAGTCGAGCCAACTTTCTCATGAGATTAACGATCATTTTTCAAGTCAACCATGTCAAGATGATCACGTCGCCACATTGTCGAGATGGTCATGCCGATAAGTCAACCGTGTCGTTAAGATGACTAGATCGTGAAATTGACCATGCTGCAAAGACAGCCACACCGTCAAAATGACATTATACTCGATTCACATCATCAAGTCAACCACACTGTTAAGACAATTGCACTGTCAATTCGGCCATATACCATCAGGACAACCAAATGCCAAATCAGCCACGTCGTCAAGACGACCACAATGTAAAGTCGGTTGCGCCTCCAAGGCGCTCATGATGCCAAGGAAGCCAAGCCTCCAAGTCTGCCATGCCTTCAAGTCGATCATGCCTCCAAGTTGGTCGCAATGCTGACTCGACCGCATCGTTAAGTAGATTGCACCATCAAGCTGATCGCACATTCAAGTCGGCTATGCGATCAACTCAATCATGCCTCTAAGTCTGCTCTACCTTCAAGTCAGCCATGTCGTCAAGTCTGTCATGAGTCCAACCAATcttggtgccaccgtcggttgcACCATGGAGTCGGTAAGTCCTTGAGTTAGTCCTGCCTTTAAATCAATCTCGATGCCAAGTCTATCGCAATGCAAGTCTGTCGCAATGCCAAGATAGTCGCATCATCACGTTATCCGTAACATCAAGTAAGTTGTGCCTCCATGTCGATCATGATGCGGAGTCAGTCGCACCTCCATCGCTAGTCACCGCCGATGACCGGCCAAATTACAGTTATTGACATCCATGGCCGCTGTAGCTTGCTTCGAGCCCTCTTTGGGGCTGGTTGCAGCCTCCTCCTCACCGTCATGGCCGCCCAAGCAGAGCGTCACCGCTTCTTGCCAGATCTGGTTAAGATGGTCGCGATGGAGTGTTTCTCCCCTCCCTGCCAACACCAAGGGCACGTAGTCAATGGCTTGATCTGTCCCGGTACGTATTGATGCTGCACTCCTCCTCATGCCATGCTGCTCGATTTTTCGCCGCCTAGGGCCCCAAGGATAGATCAACGATTGCCCAACCTGTCTAAATCAACCGGCCGCCGTCCAATCTACACACGCGTTCGAATGGCATTACTACTCATCACCGTTGTTGTGACCTTCCGCTGCTGCAACCGCAGCCTCTGCCAAAGTCACCATTGTCTTTGCCGACGCCGACGCCTATCGTTGCTGCCACCACAGTCACTGCTTCTGGTACTACGGCAGCTGCCGACGCCGTCGCCCATCGCGGCTACCTTCACAACCGCATCTGATGCCGCCACCCATCGTCGATACTTCCTAGTACTGCCCACATGGTGCCGCCCAAAGTTTCGCTCGACATTGCAGCTGCGACTTCGCTCGATGTCACGTCCATAGCTTCACTTGCAGATTCGGTCGATGTTGCATCCAAGACTTTGCTAAATACCGTGGCCTCGCTTGACGTCACAACCGCAGTTTCACTCCTGGGTTTGTTTTGACGTCGTGTCCACGGCTTCGCCCAATATCGTGTACGTGGCTTCATCCATTGTCACGGTTGCTGCAACCACACTGCCCATGCTTCATCGTCATTCCATGTCGTGTCCGCAACCTCGCTCGATGTCACGCCAAATCTTTGCATGTGGCTTCAGTCAACGTAGCCTTCACTCAACGTCATGTTAGAGGCTTTGTCCATGTCCGGTTCCTTCTCTGCCGCCGCTACTGCTGCCCACGCTATGCTGCCCTCCACGTCGTGTCCATGGTGGCTTTGCTCCGTATCGGCTCCGTGGCTTCAGAGGCGTCAATTATACTCGGTACCGGTCCCTGATGAAAAATAAATGAGAATGGGATGGGAAAGAAAGTTACCTGCCCCCATAACATATGGACCAATATGTTGAGTCTAAATGCTAAACGAATCATTCGAGGATGAGCTTGAATCGATTCAAAGTTAATTATCAGTTATTTAGTTTGATTGAATCAGATGATACtacattaataaatattattatttatatttaaatattatttaatatataaattttataaatattaatattatttatacattttaatactattaattagttTTGTTAAgagtttaattttttaaatataatgaaTTAGTTAGGAGAACATGAACACATGAGTTTCCACCCAAAATAAGGATTCCTCATTCATGCCGCTATCTCGTCTAAATGGAGAATGAGACGTGGATGAGACAGGGACAAGGATGAAAAGGTACTCCCCTACTCTACCAGATCGGTTAGACATCCCTAAACAACATGTGATCGTAGGTGATATTCCAAATCCATGTCCACATCTTCTATGTTAAATACTCTATCATAAGCAATTCAAGTTAGCATATCTTACACTCACCACGTGGATAATTCAAGTTGAAATTGGCATTATACCTCACGCATATAATTTAAATCAATATGTCTCGACAAACTTGTGTGTCTCTTATATCAGACACTC
Above is a genomic segment from Musa acuminata AAA Group cultivar baxijiao chromosome BXJ3-4, Cavendish_Baxijiao_AAA, whole genome shotgun sequence containing:
- the LOC135635743 gene encoding protein CHUP1, chloroplastic-like is translated as MERGQNRREGIKPLVLKLAIPLALPLAGFIFSTITRKCRTRNRAPSSASSREGSLTMDSSESVSLYESEDEESSRGQEEAQRELVEHCDPSEVVRVQCPENLEGEIESLKCLVSAMDDRASEAESQFQDYRDAKEKESLFQKLQIMCLGFQLECLETRNQRLEATIADQQTALEKLEEMRAEHKWLRREGKKLAKADGLHLHEARRQARILGAREAELSQIKEELRYVKDLADHLQEEKKSLDQKMDSLAAKYQSASEIEEDGNMRMASNKEFLDQLEQFRHQWYLEMEELIYIGWVGACLRHEPLMDQEEQLQEIMELPADDEAEARKVELHDSSAIAETGHGVCLDAAARKNQSGSKKPRLLHKLKGWAKGGKGVSKQLRDS